One window from the genome of Vicinamibacterales bacterium encodes:
- a CDS encoding amidase family protein: MKYSLLIVSLLVGAVAAQAPAKSPAAPPKPAAKTFDVFEASIPDMQAAMKSGRTTSHAIVQQYLTRIATYEDRLHAAITINPKALDEADARDRERAQGRLRGPLHGIPIALKDNIHTTDMRTTGGALAFEWLVPPYEATLTSNLKDAGAIIIAKTGMTELANYVAAAMPTNYNAVQGYGMNPYDPRRDPRSDGRPIMQTGGSSSGIGTAADFWAGNVGTETSGSILSPSNQNMLAAIKPTVGRISRYGVIPITADQDTPGPMAKYVSDIAIMFGALEGAHPDPHDAATNTCTPPANHDYTPFLKKDGLAGARIGIPRKSYYEPFEPPVVRPEPVPAAPAGGGRGGGRGGLNPAQKDVMDAAIAALKAAGATVIDVDIPSMLDTDPKENLLTAGSSIVLNYGMKRDFNTWLASLGPAAPVRSLTELREWNTAHERLGTIKYGQSQLDASDAIDLDRDRAKYEEDRARDLRVYGARGIDAAIKANHLDALLFPGPASAGIASKPGYPTVLVPFGMIPNPATNFGGGAGRGARGDAAGRGDVGGRGAAPPAETATAPASSATPTPAPLQLPPGFDPKPQPYGVGFTGGACSEPTLIRLAYAFEQATKKRTPPPGLR; the protein is encoded by the coding sequence ACAGCCTGCTGATCGTGTCGCTGCTGGTCGGGGCCGTCGCGGCCCAGGCACCGGCGAAGTCTCCGGCGGCGCCGCCGAAGCCCGCGGCGAAGACGTTCGATGTGTTCGAGGCGAGCATTCCCGACATGCAGGCGGCGATGAAATCGGGGCGCACGACCTCGCACGCGATCGTTCAGCAGTACCTGACCCGCATCGCGACCTACGAGGACCGTCTGCACGCGGCGATCACCATCAACCCGAAGGCGCTGGACGAAGCCGACGCCCGCGATCGCGAGCGGGCGCAGGGGCGCCTGCGGGGTCCGCTGCACGGCATCCCGATCGCCTTGAAGGACAACATCCACACGACCGACATGCGGACGACCGGCGGCGCGCTCGCCTTCGAGTGGCTGGTGCCGCCGTATGAAGCGACGCTGACCAGCAACCTGAAGGACGCCGGCGCGATCATCATCGCGAAGACGGGGATGACCGAGCTCGCCAACTACGTCGCCGCCGCCATGCCGACCAACTACAACGCCGTCCAGGGCTACGGCATGAACCCGTACGATCCGCGCCGCGATCCGCGCAGCGACGGCCGGCCGATCATGCAGACCGGCGGGTCGAGCTCGGGCATCGGGACCGCGGCGGATTTCTGGGCCGGCAACGTCGGCACCGAGACGTCGGGGTCGATCCTCAGCCCGTCGAACCAGAACATGCTGGCGGCGATCAAGCCGACCGTGGGGCGGATCAGCCGCTACGGCGTCATCCCGATCACCGCCGATCAGGACACGCCAGGGCCGATGGCGAAGTACGTGAGCGACATCGCGATCATGTTCGGTGCGCTCGAAGGCGCCCATCCGGATCCGCATGATGCCGCGACGAACACGTGCACGCCGCCCGCGAACCACGACTACACGCCGTTCCTGAAGAAGGATGGCCTGGCGGGGGCGCGGATCGGTATCCCGCGCAAGAGCTACTACGAGCCCTTCGAGCCGCCGGTCGTGCGTCCCGAGCCCGTCCCGGCCGCGCCGGCAGGCGGTGGTCGCGGCGGCGGCCGCGGCGGCCTCAATCCCGCACAGAAAGACGTCATGGACGCCGCCATCGCGGCGCTGAAGGCCGCCGGCGCGACAGTGATCGACGTCGACATTCCCAGCATGCTCGACACCGATCCGAAGGAGAACCTGCTCACCGCCGGCAGCTCGATCGTGCTCAACTACGGGATGAAGCGCGACTTCAACACGTGGCTCGCCTCGCTCGGTCCGGCGGCGCCCGTCCGGTCGCTCACGGAGCTGCGCGAGTGGAACACCGCGCACGAGCGGCTCGGCACGATCAAATACGGACAATCGCAGCTCGATGCCTCGGATGCGATCGACCTCGACAGGGATCGCGCGAAGTACGAAGAGGATCGGGCGCGCGACCTCCGCGTCTATGGCGCCCGCGGCATTGACGCCGCCATCAAGGCGAACCACCTCGACGCGCTCCTGTTCCCAGGGCCGGCGAGCGCCGGCATCGCGTCCAAGCCGGGCTATCCCACGGTGCTCGTGCCGTTCGGCATGATTCCGAACCCGGCGACGAACTTCGGCGGCGGCGCAGGGCGCGGGGCCCGCGGAGATGCGGCGGGACGCGGCGATGTCGGAGGTCGGGGCGCCGCGCCGCCAGCTGAAACGGCCACGGCCCCGGCGTCGTCTGCTACTCCGACGCCGGCTCCGCTCCAGCTCCCTCCCGGTTTCGATCCAAAGCCGCAGCCTTATGGCGTCGGCTTCACGGGAGGCGCCTGTAGCGAGCCGACGCTAATTCGTTTGGCGTATGCGTTCGAGCAGGCTACGAAAAAGCGAACTCCGCCGCCGGGGCTGAGATAA
- a CDS encoding c-type cytochrome — protein sequence MKSRYVVRFAVVTCIAVLGMAVGLGAQGGGQAPPPPPKPGQLAPDYFKNIKVLKTMPADQLRTQMEYFTASLGVQCNFCHVQGQFDSDDNPHKDRARKMMAMVDRFNESTANDITVTCATCHHGHAPPERTPTLAVVMTQAEADAAAAARAARGGGPGGGPGGGGQGRGPAGPGGPGGPGGQRGGAPAAPPKPTETADQVIAKYVQALGGQAALAAAKTRVLEGSQTTRDLQTAPIKVQEKVTGEYRIDVASTPNPSYRVSTPQGAWATGFGPNPRDLEGVQAAQVARPTDFGLALNAKTVYSSFDVRRYETIDGKKAVVVTAQRGPIVTEALSFDTESGLLLRRVVQTKTAYGNFAEQIDYSDYKDAGGIKIPFTVKHTTWNQATTEKFVDAKVNAQIDDALFAKK from the coding sequence GTGAAATCGCGTTACGTCGTTCGGTTTGCCGTCGTCACCTGCATAGCGGTTCTGGGGATGGCCGTAGGGCTGGGCGCGCAGGGAGGCGGCCAGGCGCCGCCGCCGCCGCCCAAGCCGGGGCAGCTGGCTCCCGACTACTTCAAGAACATCAAGGTCCTCAAGACCATGCCGGCCGACCAGCTGCGCACGCAGATGGAGTATTTCACCGCCTCGCTCGGCGTGCAGTGCAACTTCTGTCACGTCCAGGGCCAGTTCGACAGCGACGACAACCCGCACAAAGATCGCGCCCGGAAGATGATGGCGATGGTCGATCGCTTCAACGAGAGCACGGCGAACGACATCACCGTCACCTGCGCCACCTGCCATCACGGCCACGCGCCGCCCGAGCGGACGCCGACGCTGGCGGTAGTGATGACGCAGGCCGAGGCGGACGCGGCGGCCGCGGCGCGCGCGGCGCGCGGCGGTGGGCCCGGCGGCGGCCCAGGGGGCGGCGGTCAGGGACGCGGTCCTGCCGGCCCCGGCGGACCCGGTGGGCCTGGCGGCCAGCGCGGGGGCGCCCCGGCGGCGCCGCCGAAGCCGACGGAAACGGCCGACCAGGTGATCGCGAAGTACGTGCAGGCCCTCGGCGGCCAGGCGGCCCTCGCGGCGGCGAAGACCCGCGTGCTCGAAGGCTCGCAGACGACGCGCGACCTGCAGACAGCGCCTATCAAGGTGCAGGAGAAGGTGACGGGCGAGTACCGGATTGACGTGGCGAGCACACCGAATCCGAGCTATCGCGTGTCGACGCCGCAGGGCGCCTGGGCGACCGGCTTCGGCCCCAACCCGCGTGACCTCGAAGGCGTGCAGGCGGCGCAGGTGGCGCGTCCGACCGACTTCGGTCTGGCGCTCAACGCCAAGACCGTCTACTCGTCGTTCGACGTGCGCCGCTACGAGACCATCGACGGGAAGAAGGCCGTCGTGGTCACCGCGCAGCGGGGCCCGATCGTGACCGAAGCGCTGTCGTTCGACACCGAGTCGGGCTTGCTGCTGCGCCGCGTCGTGCAGACCAAGACGGCGTACGGCAATTTCGCCGAGCAGATCGACTACAGCGACTACAAGGATGCGGGCGGCATCAAGATCCCTTTCACGGTCAAGCACACGACCTGGAACCAGGCGACGACCGAGAAGTTCGTCGACGCCAAGGTTAACGCCCAGATCGACGACGCGCTGTTCGCGAAGAAGTAA
- a CDS encoding M48 family metallopeptidase, with protein MRKTGSPRWLPVSVAGAVLLSWAVAAAQTQVVAPANHYKPADDVKLGQEAAQQVEKETPVMHDAEVNDYLTSIGRRLSENIPPEFRHAEFRYSFTGVNLRDINAFALPGGPMFINRGMIEKAHTEGEVAGVMAHELSHVALRHGTAQQTKATPYAVGSVAGQILGAIVGGGWGQVISQGSQFGLGAAFLRYGREYEQQADILGSHIMAAAGYDPRDMANVFRTIEKESGPGGPQWLSDHPNPGNRYDYINKEAQLLHVTTAEHDSRQFQQVQAHLRSLPPAPSAEEVSKNRKAGRGTSVPDSRPRTANIARPDSRTTTYNEGNLFQVAVPANWRELPSNDSVTFAPDGASGTIDGNGVFTHGVEIGVARNESHDLPTATRELLDGLRGSNPRLTPGANSDPVSIGGRQALHTVASNVSDVTGGPESIDVYTAILSDGSLFYVFGVAPREEASIYATAVRNVVRSVQFTR; from the coding sequence GTGAGGAAGACAGGTTCGCCTCGTTGGCTGCCGGTGTCGGTTGCCGGTGCCGTTCTGCTCTCGTGGGCAGTCGCGGCCGCGCAGACGCAGGTGGTTGCGCCCGCGAACCATTACAAGCCGGCTGACGATGTCAAGCTGGGGCAGGAGGCCGCGCAGCAGGTGGAGAAGGAAACGCCTGTGATGCACGACGCCGAGGTGAACGACTACCTGACGTCAATCGGCCGCCGGCTCTCAGAGAACATCCCTCCCGAATTCAGGCACGCCGAGTTCCGCTATTCGTTCACCGGCGTCAACCTGCGCGATATCAATGCCTTCGCGCTTCCCGGCGGTCCGATGTTCATCAACCGAGGCATGATCGAGAAGGCGCACACCGAAGGCGAGGTCGCGGGCGTCATGGCCCACGAGCTGAGCCACGTGGCGTTGCGTCACGGCACCGCGCAGCAGACCAAGGCGACGCCATACGCGGTCGGCTCGGTGGCGGGGCAGATCCTCGGTGCGATCGTCGGCGGCGGCTGGGGTCAGGTGATCTCGCAGGGGTCGCAGTTCGGCCTCGGCGCCGCCTTTCTCCGCTACGGCCGCGAATACGAGCAGCAGGCCGACATCCTCGGCAGCCACATCATGGCGGCGGCGGGCTACGACCCGCGCGACATGGCGAACGTCTTCCGGACGATCGAGAAGGAGAGCGGCCCAGGCGGACCGCAATGGCTCAGCGACCATCCCAATCCGGGGAACCGCTACGACTACATCAACAAGGAAGCCCAGCTCCTGCACGTGACGACCGCCGAACACGATTCGCGGCAGTTCCAGCAGGTGCAGGCGCACCTGCGTTCGCTGCCACCGGCGCCCTCGGCCGAGGAAGTGTCCAAGAACCGCAAGGCCGGCCGCGGCACCAGCGTCCCCGACTCACGTCCGCGGACGGCAAACATTGCGCGCCCGGACTCGCGGACGACGACCTACAACGAGGGCAATCTGTTCCAGGTCGCCGTGCCGGCGAACTGGCGCGAGCTGCCGAGCAATGATTCGGTCACCTTCGCGCCCGACGGCGCGTCCGGTACGATCGACGGCAACGGCGTGTTCACGCACGGCGTCGAGATCGGCGTGGCGCGCAACGAGAGCCACGACCTGCCGACCGCGACGCGCGAGCTGCTCGACGGGCTGCGCGGAAGCAATCCGCGCCTGACCCCTGGAGCCAATTCGGATCCCGTCTCGATCGGCGGGAGGCAGGCGCTGCACACCGTCGCGTCGAACGTGTCGGACGTCACGGGCGGCCCCGAGTCGATCGACGTCTACACCGCGATCCTGAGCGACGGGTCGCTCTTCTACGTCTTTGGCGTGGCGCCGCGTGAAGAGGCCTCGATTTATGCGACCGCCGTCCGCAACGTCGTCCGCTCCGTTCAATTCACGCGCTGA
- the pnuC gene encoding nicotinamide riboside transporter PnuC, whose translation MSPLEIVAVVFGLANIYLTVKQNIWGWAAGAVMVSLYIYITFEARLYSDALLNVFFLVMQFYGWYEWTRGPVAHARSLSAVKRLSARGWAWTSGGVVGGTAALGTAMHVYTNASLPYLDASATALSVFGQFLMTKKYLDNWLLWIVADVLYIFLIYPRKGLYLTAALYVVFLALCVQGYREWRRPPETQRVN comes from the coding sequence GTGAGTCCTCTCGAAATCGTCGCGGTCGTCTTCGGGCTGGCGAACATCTACCTGACGGTCAAGCAGAACATCTGGGGCTGGGCCGCCGGGGCGGTGATGGTGTCGCTCTACATCTACATCACGTTCGAGGCGCGACTGTACTCAGATGCGCTGCTCAACGTGTTCTTTCTCGTCATGCAGTTCTACGGCTGGTACGAGTGGACGCGCGGGCCGGTGGCGCACGCACGATCGCTGTCGGCCGTGAAACGGCTCAGCGCGCGCGGCTGGGCCTGGACCTCCGGCGGCGTCGTCGGCGGAACCGCAGCACTCGGCACCGCCATGCACGTCTACACCAACGCGTCGCTCCCCTACCTCGACGCATCGGCAACCGCCTTGAGCGTCTTCGGTCAGTTCCTGATGACCAAGAAATACCTCGACAACTGGCTTCTGTGGATCGTCGCCGACGTGCTCTACATCTTCCTGATCTACCCGCGGAAGGGGCTCTACCTGACGGCGGCCCTGTACGTCGTCTTCCTCGCGCTCTGCGTGCAGGGATACCGCGAGTGGCGGCGCCCGCCCGAGACTCAGCGCGTGAATTGA
- a CDS encoding DinB family protein has translation MNVTYYGSKHIADSFRTVRKNTLTIANEIPEDQYGFRTADGAMSVGELLAHIAISPMWQIDVHGKKIAAVDFAYFGAHQQQAKLDEAALRTKADIVRALTEHGETFAAFVEGLDEAALASTVTFPPPIQPSTKSRFEMLLGPKEHEMHHRAQLMMVQRMIGQVPELTRRRQAFQTAARAQAQA, from the coding sequence ATGAACGTGACCTATTACGGATCGAAGCACATCGCCGACAGTTTCCGCACCGTCCGCAAGAACACGCTGACGATTGCCAACGAGATTCCCGAGGACCAGTACGGCTTCCGGACCGCCGACGGCGCGATGAGCGTTGGCGAGCTGCTCGCGCACATCGCGATCAGCCCGATGTGGCAGATTGACGTCCACGGCAAGAAGATCGCCGCGGTGGATTTCGCGTACTTCGGTGCGCATCAGCAGCAGGCCAAGCTCGACGAAGCCGCGCTCCGCACCAAGGCCGACATCGTCCGGGCCCTGACGGAGCATGGCGAGACATTCGCGGCGTTCGTCGAAGGCCTCGACGAGGCGGCGCTCGCGTCGACGGTGACGTTCCCGCCGCCCATCCAGCCGTCCACCAAATCGCGCTTCGAGATGCTGCTCGGGCCCAAGGAGCACGAGATGCACCACCGCGCTCAGCTGATGATGGTGCAGCGGATGATCGGCCAGGTCCCCGAACTCACGCGGCGCCGCCAGGCGTTCCAGACTGCCGCTCGCGCGCAAGCGCAGGCCTGA
- a CDS encoding amidase family protein produces MRVQLAALLLLVAPIAAQPVAPPTFRIEETTIRQVHEAMTAHRLTCRALVEAYLERIDAYDKNGPAINAIVQTNPDATKDADELDRRFGQNGFVGPLHCVPAIVKDNFETVGLQSAAGSLSLKGFVSDKDAFLVRRIKAAGAIVLAKSNMAEFAFSPYETVNSILPGYTRNPYALDRVTAGSSGGTAAAVAANFGLVGLGTDTGNSIRGPSSHQALVGIRSTMGLTSRAGVVPLSLLADIAGPMTRTVEDAVAVFQAIVGEDPDDPATVASRGRTVPDYRQSLQTAGLKGARIGILRQAYERDTADAEVVDVFMAAVADLQRAGAEVIDPVRVDLTNVRRAQDAHVCGGFKYDINRYLAAQGDRVKVHSLEEIIRSRAFHPSIEARLRSAQDGDENGPNTTSCAADADYREAFRGAVAKTMDAEKLDAFVYPTWSNPPRLIGDLNTPHGDNSQVFSPTTGWPAINVPMGYTRGTLPIGLTFFGRAWSEPTLVAYAYAYEQATRHRRPPASTPPLRETAK; encoded by the coding sequence ATGCGCGTGCAACTCGCCGCACTGCTTCTGCTCGTCGCGCCGATCGCCGCGCAACCGGTCGCGCCGCCGACGTTTCGCATCGAGGAAACGACAATCCGCCAGGTGCACGAGGCGATGACCGCGCATCGCCTGACCTGCCGCGCGCTCGTCGAGGCGTACCTCGAGCGCATCGACGCTTACGACAAGAACGGCCCGGCCATCAACGCCATCGTCCAGACCAATCCCGACGCAACGAAGGACGCCGACGAACTCGACCGGCGCTTCGGGCAGAACGGCTTCGTCGGACCGCTGCACTGCGTGCCGGCGATCGTCAAGGACAACTTCGAGACCGTCGGCCTGCAGAGCGCCGCGGGCTCGCTGTCACTGAAGGGCTTCGTCTCCGACAAGGACGCGTTTCTGGTGAGGCGCATCAAGGCTGCCGGCGCAATCGTGCTCGCCAAATCGAACATGGCGGAGTTCGCCTTCAGCCCGTACGAGACGGTCAACTCGATCCTGCCCGGTTACACGCGGAATCCGTATGCACTCGACCGCGTCACCGCCGGCTCGAGCGGCGGCACGGCGGCCGCCGTCGCCGCGAACTTCGGTCTCGTCGGGCTCGGCACCGATACCGGCAACTCGATCCGCGGTCCGTCCTCGCACCAGGCGCTGGTCGGCATCCGATCGACGATGGGATTGACGAGCCGCGCCGGAGTGGTCCCCCTCAGCCTCCTGGCCGACATCGCCGGACCGATGACCCGCACCGTCGAGGATGCGGTCGCGGTGTTCCAGGCGATCGTCGGCGAGGATCCCGACGACCCGGCCACGGTGGCGAGCCGCGGCAGGACGGTCCCGGACTACCGGCAGTCGCTGCAAACGGCCGGGCTCAAAGGGGCGCGCATCGGCATCCTGCGCCAGGCCTACGAGCGCGACACGGCCGACGCGGAAGTCGTCGACGTGTTCATGGCGGCGGTGGCGGACCTGCAGCGCGCCGGGGCGGAGGTCATCGATCCGGTGCGCGTCGATCTCACGAACGTCCGACGCGCACAGGACGCTCACGTCTGCGGCGGCTTCAAGTACGACATCAACCGCTATCTCGCCGCGCAGGGCGATCGCGTCAAGGTGCACTCGCTCGAGGAGATCATCCGGTCGCGCGCGTTCCATCCCTCGATCGAAGCGCGGCTGCGTTCCGCGCAGGACGGCGACGAGAACGGCCCCAACACGACGTCCTGCGCCGCCGACGCAGACTACCGCGAGGCGTTCCGCGGCGCGGTCGCGAAAACGATGGACGCGGAGAAGCTCGATGCCTTCGTCTACCCGACGTGGAGCAACCCGCCGAGGCTGATCGGCGATTTGAACACACCGCACGGCGACAACAGCCAGGTGTTCTCACCCACCACCGGCTGGCCGGCGATCAACGTGCCGATGGGCTACACGCGCGGCACGCTGCCGATTGGCCTGACGTTCTTCGGCCGCGCCTGGAGCGAGCCGACGCTCGTCGCGTACGCGTACGCGTATGAGCAGGCGACCCGCCATCGCAGGCCGCCGGCGTCGACGCCGCCACTGCGGGAGACGGCGAAATAA
- the recQ gene encoding DNA helicase RecQ, which produces MIAITLDAVLSTYWGYSSFRPLQREAMDAILSGRDSVVVLPTGGGKSLCFQAPALVRRGSGPGLVVSPLISLMKDQVDTLVENGVDAAFYNSALSADQKASVTAGICEGRYALLYVSPERLAGDGSEAFLQRLGRVAYIAIDEAHCISQWGHDFRPEYRQLGALRQRLAGVSLHAFTATATGRVRRDIASQLQLRDAVELVGSFDRPNLLYRVLPRGGLKKQLQEVLARHRGDAGIVYCPSRREVDALAAWLSSEKIRAVPYHAGLPDQERNRNQDAFINEHADVVVATVAFGMGIDRSDVRFVVHAGAPQSLEHYQQESGRAGRDGLEAECVLIYSAADFLKWRMMLERNGELTDARRSLLRDMERYAAGVGCRHRHLVSYFGEPYVKEGCGACDYCLGELEAVAEPATVARKILSCVARVGQRFGAAHVANVLCGSESEQIASRGHQRLSTFGLLREASAPEVRAYIEQLMAEGLLRQTDDQYPVLALTEDGVSLLKDPAARPDLSLARQRRVTREARADRRRQAPVGGGDVDDDLFDRLRAVRLRLARARNVPPYVIFHDTTLRELARVKPTSVAELSGIYGIGESKAARFGDAFVEEIVRAPHR; this is translated from the coding sequence ATGATTGCCATCACCCTCGACGCCGTTCTCTCCACTTACTGGGGCTATTCGTCGTTCCGGCCCCTGCAGCGCGAGGCGATGGACGCGATCCTCTCGGGCCGCGACTCCGTCGTCGTGCTGCCGACCGGCGGCGGCAAGTCGCTCTGCTTCCAGGCGCCGGCGCTCGTCCGGCGCGGCAGCGGCCCCGGCCTCGTCGTGTCGCCGCTCATTTCGCTGATGAAGGACCAGGTCGACACGCTGGTCGAGAACGGTGTCGACGCGGCGTTCTATAACAGCGCGCTCAGCGCCGACCAGAAGGCCTCGGTGACGGCCGGCATCTGCGAGGGGCGCTACGCCCTGCTCTACGTCTCGCCGGAACGCCTGGCGGGGGACGGGAGCGAGGCGTTCCTCCAGCGGCTCGGCCGGGTGGCGTACATCGCGATCGACGAAGCGCACTGCATCAGCCAGTGGGGGCACGATTTCCGTCCCGAATACCGGCAGCTCGGCGCGCTGCGCCAGCGCCTCGCCGGCGTCAGCCTGCACGCGTTCACCGCGACCGCGACCGGCCGGGTGCGGCGCGACATCGCTTCGCAGCTCCAGCTGCGCGACGCGGTCGAGCTGGTCGGATCGTTCGATCGGCCCAACCTCCTCTATCGCGTGCTGCCGCGCGGCGGCCTGAAGAAACAGCTGCAGGAGGTGTTGGCGCGCCATCGCGGCGACGCCGGCATCGTCTACTGCCCGTCGCGGCGCGAAGTGGACGCGCTGGCGGCGTGGCTGTCGTCGGAGAAGATCCGCGCCGTGCCGTATCACGCCGGCCTGCCGGACCAGGAGCGCAACCGCAACCAGGACGCCTTCATCAACGAGCACGCCGACGTTGTCGTCGCCACGGTGGCGTTCGGGATGGGGATCGATCGCTCCGACGTCCGCTTCGTCGTCCACGCGGGCGCGCCGCAATCGCTGGAGCACTACCAGCAGGAGTCCGGCCGGGCCGGTCGTGACGGTCTCGAGGCGGAGTGCGTGCTGATCTATTCGGCGGCCGACTTCCTCAAGTGGCGGATGATGCTCGAGCGCAACGGCGAGCTGACGGACGCGCGCCGGTCGCTGCTGCGCGACATGGAGCGGTACGCTGCCGGCGTCGGCTGCCGCCACCGGCATCTCGTCTCCTACTTCGGCGAACCCTACGTCAAGGAAGGGTGCGGCGCCTGCGACTATTGCCTCGGCGAGCTTGAGGCGGTGGCCGAGCCGGCGACGGTGGCGCGCAAGATCCTGTCGTGCGTGGCGCGGGTCGGGCAGCGGTTCGGCGCGGCGCACGTCGCCAACGTGCTGTGCGGCAGCGAGAGCGAGCAGATCGCGAGCCGCGGTCATCAGCGGCTGAGCACGTTCGGGCTGTTGCGCGAGGCCTCCGCGCCGGAAGTGCGCGCCTACATCGAGCAGCTGATGGCCGAAGGGCTGCTGCGCCAGACCGACGATCAATATCCCGTGCTGGCGCTCACCGAGGACGGCGTGTCACTGCTGAAAGATCCCGCCGCGCGTCCGGACCTCTCGCTGGCGCGGCAGCGCCGGGTCACCCGGGAAGCTCGCGCCGATCGCCGCCGTCAGGCCCCGGTCGGCGGCGGCGACGTCGATGACGATTTGTTCGACCGACTGCGCGCCGTGCGCCTCCGTCTTGCGCGCGCGCGCAACGTGCCTCCTTACGTCATCTTCCACGACACGACGCTGCGCGAGCTCGCGCGGGTGAAGCCGACGTCCGTCGCCGAACTCAGCGGCATCTATGGCATCGGCGAGAGCAAGGCGGCGCGCTTCGGCGATGCCTTCGTGGAAGAAATCGTGCGCGCGCCGCACCGATGA
- a CDS encoding DUF1330 domain-containing protein, whose product MAAYVVVQVDVKDAVRYADYKAMVPPSLEKFGGRFIVRGGQVHPMEGTWSPKRFVLVEFPSVEAAKAWWASPEYAAAKALRQATAESELIIVDGV is encoded by the coding sequence ATGGCAGCCTACGTCGTCGTGCAGGTGGATGTGAAGGACGCGGTGCGCTACGCCGACTACAAGGCGATGGTGCCGCCCAGCCTCGAGAAATTCGGCGGCCGCTTCATCGTTCGCGGCGGCCAGGTGCACCCGATGGAAGGCACCTGGAGCCCGAAGCGGTTCGTGTTGGTTGAGTTCCCGTCGGTCGAGGCAGCGAAGGCGTGGTGGGCGTCGCCGGAGTACGCCGCTGCGAAGGCGCTTCGCCAGGCGACCGCCGAATCCGAGCTGATCATCGTCGACGGCGTGTAG
- a CDS encoding peroxiredoxin family protein, producing MRVVMLSAVLAAGAAALPMAQAPAGGSQVELKVGDQAPDFSLQASDGKTYQLSSFKGKQAIVLAWFPKAMTSGCTLECKSLAEHGDMIRKYDVTYFMASVDPLDKNTEFAKATSVDLGARGGVVAKKEADFPILSDPTKATAKAYGVLNDQAGFANRWTFYIGKDGKIQAIDKEVGKHVQTSAEDMAAKLGELGVAKK from the coding sequence ATGCGTGTTGTGATGTTGAGCGCCGTGTTGGCGGCGGGCGCGGCGGCGCTGCCCATGGCGCAGGCTCCCGCGGGAGGTTCCCAGGTGGAATTGAAGGTTGGCGATCAGGCGCCGGACTTCTCGCTGCAGGCGAGTGACGGCAAGACCTATCAGCTCTCGAGTTTCAAGGGCAAACAGGCGATCGTGCTGGCCTGGTTCCCCAAGGCGATGACCAGCGGCTGCACGCTCGAGTGCAAGTCGCTCGCTGAGCACGGCGACATGATCCGCAAGTACGACGTGACGTATTTCATGGCGAGCGTCGATCCGCTCGACAAGAACACCGAGTTCGCCAAGGCGACAAGCGTTGACCTCGGGGCTCGCGGCGGCGTCGTCGCGAAAAAGGAAGCGGACTTTCCCATCCTGAGCGATCCGACCAAGGCGACCGCCAAGGCCTACGGCGTACTCAACGACCAGGCCGGCTTCGCCAACCGCTGGACCTTCTACATCGGCAAGGACGGCAAGATCCAGGCGATCGACAAGGAAGTCGGCAAGCACGTCCAGACGTCGGCGGAAGACATGGCCGCCAAGCTGGGGGAACTCGGGGTCGCCAAGAAATAA